The following coding sequences lie in one Streptomyces albofaciens JCM 4342 genomic window:
- a CDS encoding transglycosylase domain-containing protein: protein MSEHRRKPPQPQGGGRAAARRAAQQSGRRAAPSRGSAPGPAPDSGAYGQERPAGGRAEARRAAQRGGRRRASDTAAMASGSGHGGRGGGRRTGGGGGEGGRGRGRGAGNPGKKRLIDYPRSGKIGWRRFVPSWKQVLTTCIGFMALLVGAAGLALAYVDIPDVQKASQLQKNVYYWSNGKPMVVAGGGELNRQIVPIDSIPKTMQNAVISAENASFYQDSGVDPMGIARAIFNMAKGGETQSGSTITQQYVKNTYLDQSQTLKRKVTELFISVKVGIQVKKDTILAGYLNTAYYGRGAYGIQAASRAYYGKDCDKLTPSESAFMAALLNGPNLYDPYITTETKGANLKRAENRWKWTLDREVEVGRMTKAERDQIKEFPMPRKPKKAMDLRGQKGYLVDLANNYITANTNITDAKLKMGGYEIHTTFDEKKVNELAESVDKVTKEHIRPDQREVDKYIQFGGASVEPKTGKIVAIYGGKDATQHYTNNADYTGVQVGSTFKPFVLAAAMTDGVRDPHNPQRRTRVSPNSIYNGDNKLKLLNYDGTVWHDKDGKEWHQANDGNEDRGKITLRTAMQFSVNTPFIQLGMDVGRDKVKEAAIAAGLRDDQSMAKTTPTFSLGTSAPSAIRLAGAYATFAASGQQSDPYSVESIEKDGKTEYKHTDKPKTGFSAAVADNVTDVLKTVIEKGTGTAAKLPDGREAAGKTGTTDDNKSAWFAGYTKQLATTIGMWRVDDQAKQQQFLKMYGVGGEKKVHGASFPARIWADYMAQAMKGQKLERFPDPAPIGQTVYGDGMSPSPKPTPSAPTPSSPTPTPSKTVKPSEPASPTPTTTCADWDLACRHNGGTTDGGQTGGRPGGGDTGGTTTSPDPSTGGPGGGDDGGIFGRPAGGTSGGRRD, encoded by the coding sequence ATGAGCGAGCACCGTCGCAAACCGCCCCAGCCACAGGGCGGCGGACGTGCAGCGGCCCGACGAGCCGCACAGCAATCGGGGCGCCGTGCGGCGCCCTCCCGTGGCTCCGCCCCCGGCCCGGCTCCCGACTCCGGGGCGTACGGGCAGGAACGGCCGGCCGGCGGCAGAGCAGAGGCGCGGCGGGCCGCGCAACGCGGTGGTCGGCGGCGCGCTTCCGATACGGCCGCGATGGCCTCGGGCAGTGGCCATGGCGGCCGTGGTGGTGGTCGGCGCACCGGCGGCGGTGGTGGCGAAGGCGGTCGCGGGCGGGGCCGGGGAGCGGGCAACCCCGGCAAGAAGCGGCTCATCGACTATCCGCGGTCCGGCAAGATCGGCTGGCGCCGCTTCGTGCCCTCGTGGAAGCAGGTCCTCACCACCTGCATCGGCTTCATGGCGCTGCTCGTCGGCGCGGCAGGTCTCGCACTCGCGTACGTGGACATCCCGGACGTGCAGAAGGCGTCGCAGCTGCAGAAGAACGTCTACTACTGGTCCAACGGCAAGCCGATGGTCGTCGCCGGCGGTGGCGAGCTCAACCGCCAGATCGTGCCGATCGACTCGATCCCCAAGACCATGCAGAACGCGGTGATCTCTGCGGAGAACGCCTCGTTCTATCAGGACTCGGGCGTCGACCCGATGGGCATCGCGCGTGCCATCTTCAACATGGCCAAGGGCGGCGAGACCCAGAGTGGCTCGACCATCACCCAGCAGTACGTGAAGAACACGTACCTCGATCAGTCGCAGACGCTCAAGCGCAAGGTCACCGAGCTGTTCATCTCGGTGAAGGTGGGCATCCAGGTGAAGAAGGACACCATCCTGGCCGGCTACCTCAACACCGCGTATTACGGGCGCGGTGCGTACGGCATCCAGGCGGCGTCCCGGGCGTACTACGGCAAGGACTGCGACAAGCTCACGCCGAGCGAGAGCGCCTTCATGGCCGCGCTGCTCAACGGCCCCAACCTCTACGACCCGTACATCACGACGGAGACCAAGGGCGCGAACCTCAAGCGGGCCGAGAACCGCTGGAAGTGGACGCTGGACCGCGAGGTCGAGGTCGGGCGGATGACCAAGGCGGAGCGGGACCAGATCAAGGAATTCCCGATGCCCCGGAAGCCCAAGAAGGCCATGGACCTCCGCGGCCAGAAGGGCTACCTCGTCGACCTCGCGAACAACTACATCACGGCGAACACCAACATCACGGACGCCAAGCTGAAGATGGGCGGTTACGAGATCCACACGACCTTCGACGAGAAGAAGGTCAATGAACTCGCCGAGTCCGTGGACAAGGTCACCAAGGAGCACATCAGGCCGGACCAGCGCGAGGTGGACAAGTACATCCAGTTCGGCGGCGCCTCGGTCGAACCCAAGACCGGCAAGATCGTCGCCATCTACGGCGGCAAGGACGCGACCCAGCACTATACGAACAACGCCGACTACACAGGTGTCCAGGTCGGTTCGACCTTCAAGCCGTTCGTGCTGGCGGCGGCGATGACCGACGGCGTACGGGATCCGCACAATCCCCAGCGGCGCACGCGGGTCTCGCCGAACAGCATCTACAACGGCGACAACAAGCTGAAGCTGCTCAACTACGACGGGACCGTCTGGCACGACAAGGACGGCAAGGAGTGGCACCAGGCGAACGACGGCAACGAGGACCGCGGAAAGATCACCCTGCGTACCGCCATGCAGTTCTCGGTGAACACACCGTTCATCCAGCTCGGCATGGACGTGGGCCGTGACAAGGTGAAGGAAGCGGCCATCGCAGCGGGGCTGCGCGACGACCAGAGCATGGCGAAGACCACCCCGACCTTCTCGCTGGGCACCTCGGCGCCGAGCGCGATCCGGCTGGCCGGCGCGTACGCCACCTTCGCCGCCAGCGGCCAGCAGAGCGACCCGTACTCGGTCGAGAGCATCGAGAAGGACGGCAAGACCGAGTACAAGCACACCGACAAGCCCAAGACGGGCTTCAGCGCGGCGGTCGCGGACAACGTCACGGACGTTTTGAAGACCGTGATCGAGAAGGGCACCGGTACGGCGGCGAAGCTGCCCGACGGCCGTGAGGCGGCCGGCAAGACCGGCACCACCGACGACAACAAGTCGGCGTGGTTCGCCGGGTACACGAAGCAGCTGGCCACCACGATCGGCATGTGGCGGGTGGACGACCAGGCCAAGCAGCAGCAGTTCCTGAAGATGTACGGCGTGGGCGGCGAGAAGAAGGTCCACGGCGCCTCGTTCCCGGCCCGCATCTGGGCGGACTACATGGCACAGGCGATGAAGGGCCAGAAGCTCGAACGCTTCCCGGACCCCGCGCCGATCGGTCAGACGGTCTATGGCGACGGAATGAGCCCGTCCCCGAAGCCCACCCCGTCCGCTCCGACGCCGAGCTCCCCGACGCCCACACCGTCCAAGACGGTCAAGCCCAGTGAGCCCGCGAGCCCCACTCCGACCACCACCTGCGCGGACTGGGACCTCGCATGCCGGCACAACGGTGGCACGACCGACGGTGGCCAGACCGGCGGCCGGCCGGGTGGCGGGGACACCGGCGGTACCACCACGTCACCCGACCCGAGCACGGGGGGACCCGGAGGCGGTGACGACGGTGGCATCTTCGGACGCCCGGCAGGCGGGACATCGGGTGGACGACGCGATTGA
- a CDS encoding PadR family transcriptional regulator: protein MSRRSGILEFAVLGLLRESPMHGYELRKRLNTSLGVFRAFSYGTLYPCLKALVANGWLTEETGGDPETAPTSLTGRRAKIVYRLTPEGKSHFEELLAHSGPDAWEDEHFGVRFAFFGQTSRDVRMRVLEGRRSRLEERLEKMRTSLARSRERLDDYTLELQRHGMESVEREVRWLNELIESERAGRDQRAVDPAERNQKDTSGDTGGLPRRRGGSRPDPSDDTTT, encoded by the coding sequence ATGAGCAGGCGGTCCGGCATCCTTGAGTTCGCCGTCCTCGGACTGCTCCGCGAGTCCCCCATGCACGGCTACGAGCTGCGCAAACGGCTCAACACGTCGCTGGGGGTCTTCCGTGCGTTCAGCTACGGCACCCTCTACCCCTGCCTGAAGGCGCTGGTCGCGAACGGCTGGCTGACCGAGGAGACGGGCGGTGATCCGGAGACCGCGCCCACGTCCCTCACGGGGCGCCGGGCGAAGATCGTCTACCGGCTGACACCGGAGGGGAAGAGCCACTTCGAGGAGCTGCTCGCCCACTCGGGCCCGGACGCGTGGGAGGACGAGCACTTCGGCGTCCGCTTCGCCTTCTTCGGGCAGACCTCGCGCGACGTACGGATGCGGGTGCTGGAAGGCCGCCGCAGCCGCTTGGAGGAGCGCCTCGAAAAGATGCGCACATCCCTGGCACGTTCGCGCGAGCGGCTGGACGACTACACCCTCGAACTGCAGCGGCACGGCATGGAGTCCGTGGAGCGCGAGGTCCGGTGGCTCAACGAGCTGATCGAGAGCGAACGCGCCGGACGTGATCAACGCGCCGTGGACCCCGCTGAGCGGAACCAGAAGGACACGTCAGGAGATACGGGCGGCCTGCCCCGGCGTCGGGGTGGTTCCCGGCCGGATCCGTCCGATGACACCACCACATGA
- a CDS encoding inositol-3-phosphate synthase, with the protein MGSVRVAIAGVGNCAASLVQGVEYYKDADPNSRVPGLMHVQFGDYHVRDIEFVAAFDVDAKKVGLDLADAIGASENNTIKICDVPNSGVTVQRGHTLDGLGKYYRQTIEESDEAPVDIVQVLKDKQVDVLVCYLPVGSEDAAKFYAQCAIDAKVAFVNALPVFIAGTKEWADKFTEAGVPIVGDDIKSQVGATITHRVMAKLFEDRGVVLDRTMQLNVGGNMDFKNMLERERLESKKISKTQAVTSQIRDRELGEDNVHIGPSDFVAWLDDRKWAYVRLEGRAFGDVPLNLEYKLEVWDSPNSAGVIIDALRAAKIAKDRGIGGPVLSASSYFMKSPPVQYFDDEAHANVEKFIKGEVER; encoded by the coding sequence ATGGGTTCGGTTCGCGTAGCCATCGCCGGCGTGGGCAACTGCGCCGCCTCGCTGGTGCAAGGCGTCGAGTACTACAAGGACGCAGACCCGAACAGCCGCGTGCCCGGCCTGATGCACGTGCAGTTCGGCGACTACCACGTGCGTGACATCGAGTTCGTGGCCGCTTTCGACGTCGACGCCAAGAAGGTCGGCCTCGACCTGGCGGACGCCATCGGTGCCAGCGAGAACAACACCATCAAGATCTGCGACGTGCCGAACTCCGGTGTGACCGTGCAGCGCGGCCACACCCTCGACGGTCTGGGCAAGTACTACCGCCAGACCATCGAGGAGTCCGACGAGGCGCCGGTGGACATCGTCCAGGTACTCAAGGACAAGCAGGTCGACGTCCTGGTGTGCTACCTGCCCGTCGGCTCCGAGGACGCCGCGAAGTTCTACGCCCAGTGCGCCATCGACGCCAAGGTCGCCTTCGTCAACGCCCTGCCGGTCTTCATCGCGGGGACCAAGGAATGGGCGGACAAGTTCACCGAGGCCGGCGTGCCGATCGTCGGTGACGACATCAAGTCGCAGGTGGGCGCCACCATCACGCACCGCGTGATGGCCAAGCTCTTCGAGGACCGGGGCGTCGTCCTGGACCGCACGATGCAGCTGAACGTCGGCGGCAACATGGACTTCAAGAACATGCTGGAGCGCGAGCGCCTGGAGTCCAAGAAGATCTCCAAGACCCAGGCCGTCACCTCGCAGATCCGCGACCGCGAGCTGGGCGAGGACAACGTCCACATCGGCCCGTCGGACTTCGTCGCCTGGCTGGACGACCGCAAGTGGGCCTACGTGCGTCTGGAGGGCCGTGCCTTCGGCGACGTCCCGCTGAACCTGGAGTACAAGCTGGAGGTCTGGGACTCCCCGAACTCCGCGGGTGTCATCATCGACGCCCTGCGCGCCGCGAAGATCGCCAAGGACCGCGGCATCGGCGGCCCGGTGCTCTCCGCATCCTCGTACTTCATGAAGTCGCCGCCGGTGCAGTACTTCGACGACGAGGCGCACGCGAACGTCGAGAAGTTCATCAAGGGTGAGGTCGAGCGCTGA
- a CDS encoding MFS transporter has protein sequence MPVVRDLRVLLQLRDFRSLLAVRLLSQAADGVYQVALATYVVFSPEKQASPAAIASAMAVLLLPYSLLGPFAGVLLDRWRRRQVLLYGNLLRTVLAVGTAALITARASDWLFYTSALSVMAVNRFVLAGLSAALPRVVVGTEQLVVANSLSPTAGTLATTAGGGLAFAVRLAGAQSNTAIVLLAAALYLCAAGVSLRMGPGLLGPDPSQLQPRIGAALLSTTRGLVSGLRHLVERRTAAAALAAMTALRFCYGALTVTVLMLCRYAWSDSESGGLALLGIAVGVSGAGFFTAAVITPSAVGRYTPLVWMACCAGLSAVLTPALGLSFAYVPLLIAAFVLGLSTQAAKISTDTVVQSSVDDAFRGRVFAVYDMLFNVAYVGAAAVAALMLPPDGRSSVLVVTVALLYATTAVSLTRFVRR, from the coding sequence ATGCCCGTTGTGCGTGACCTCCGCGTACTGCTCCAGCTGCGCGACTTCCGCTCCCTGCTGGCCGTACGGCTCCTCTCACAGGCCGCCGACGGTGTCTACCAGGTCGCGCTCGCCACGTACGTCGTCTTCTCGCCCGAGAAACAGGCATCTCCCGCGGCCATCGCTTCCGCCATGGCGGTCCTGCTGCTCCCGTACTCGCTGCTCGGCCCCTTCGCGGGTGTCCTCCTCGACCGGTGGCGCCGTCGGCAGGTTCTGCTGTACGGCAACCTGCTGCGCACCGTGCTCGCCGTCGGCACCGCGGCCCTGATCACCGCGCGAGCTTCCGACTGGCTCTTCTACACCTCCGCGCTCTCCGTCATGGCCGTCAACCGCTTCGTGCTGGCCGGGCTCTCGGCCGCCCTGCCGCGTGTGGTCGTCGGTACGGAACAGCTGGTCGTGGCCAACTCCCTGTCCCCGACCGCCGGCACGCTCGCGACGACCGCGGGCGGTGGGCTCGCCTTCGCCGTCCGGCTGGCCGGGGCCCAGTCGAACACGGCCATCGTGCTGCTGGCCGCCGCCCTCTACCTGTGCGCCGCCGGTGTCTCGCTGCGCATGGGCCCGGGGCTGCTGGGGCCAGACCCTTCCCAGCTCCAACCTCGTATCGGCGCGGCACTGCTGAGCACCACACGGGGCTTGGTGTCCGGGCTGCGCCACCTCGTGGAGCGGCGTACCGCCGCGGCGGCACTGGCGGCGATGACCGCGCTGCGCTTCTGCTACGGGGCGCTGACCGTGACGGTGCTGATGCTGTGCCGATACGCATGGTCCGACAGCGAGTCGGGTGGGCTGGCGCTCCTCGGGATCGCCGTCGGCGTATCGGGCGCGGGCTTCTTCACCGCCGCCGTCATCACGCCGTCGGCCGTGGGCAGGTACACGCCCCTGGTCTGGATGGCCTGCTGTGCGGGACTGTCGGCGGTACTGACACCGGCCTTGGGACTGTCCTTCGCCTACGTGCCGCTACTGATCGCCGCCTTCGTCCTCGGCCTCAGCACCCAGGCGGCCAAGATCTCCACGGACACGGTGGTGCAGTCGTCCGTGGACGATGCCTTCCGCGGCCGTGTCTTCGCGGTCTACGACATGCTCTTCAACGTCGCCTACGTCGGTGCCGCTGCCGTGGCGGCGCTGATGCTGCCGCCGGACGGCAGGTCCAGCGTCCTCGTCGTCACCGTGGCTCTGCTCTACGCGACAACCGCGGTGTCGCTGACCCGCTTTGTACGGCGCTAG
- a CDS encoding CCA tRNA nucleotidyltransferase, with protein MPNANNDFPAPQPERTPQSTDALNQVQRRAVGELLRVSPVADDLARRFQEAGFTLALVGGSVRDALLGRLGNDLDFTTDARPEDVLKIVRPWADAVWEVGIAFGTVGCKKDSFDIEVTTYRSEAYDRTSRKPEVSYGDSIEQDLVRRDFTVNAMAVALPQKEFIDPHSGLEDLAARVLRTPGTPEESFSDDPLRMMRAARFAAQLDFEVADDVVSAMKAMAERIDIVSAERVRDELNKLLLGAHPRKGLKLLVDTGLADRVLPELPALRLERDEHHRHKDVYEHSLTVLEQAIDLEEDGPDLVLRLAALLHDIGKPRTRRFESDGRVSFHHHEVVGAKMTKKRMTALKYSNDLVKDVSRLVELHLRFHGYGTGEWTDSAVRRYVRDAGPQLQRLHKLTRSDCTTRNKRKANALSRAYDGLEERIARLQEQEELDSIRPDLNGNDIMQVLDIAPGPEVGKAYKHLLELRLENGPMEREEAVAALREWWAAQQ; from the coding sequence GTGCCGAACGCCAACAATGACTTCCCCGCCCCGCAGCCCGAGCGGACCCCGCAGTCGACGGACGCGCTGAACCAGGTCCAGCGCCGTGCCGTCGGAGAACTGTTGCGGGTGTCCCCCGTCGCGGACGATCTGGCCCGCCGTTTCCAGGAGGCCGGGTTCACGCTTGCCCTGGTCGGCGGCTCGGTACGGGATGCCCTGCTCGGCCGGCTCGGCAACGACCTCGACTTCACCACCGATGCCCGCCCCGAGGACGTACTGAAGATCGTCCGACCGTGGGCGGACGCGGTGTGGGAGGTCGGCATCGCCTTCGGCACCGTCGGCTGCAAGAAGGACTCGTTCGACATCGAGGTCACCACCTACCGCTCCGAGGCGTACGACCGGACCTCGCGCAAGCCCGAGGTGTCCTACGGCGACTCCATCGAGCAGGACCTGGTGCGCCGGGACTTCACGGTGAACGCGATGGCGGTGGCACTGCCGCAGAAGGAGTTCATCGACCCGCACAGCGGCCTGGAGGACCTGGCGGCCCGTGTCCTGCGGACGCCGGGAACGCCGGAGGAGTCCTTCTCCGACGACCCGCTGCGGATGATGCGAGCCGCCCGGTTCGCCGCCCAGCTGGACTTCGAGGTGGCCGACGACGTCGTCTCCGCGATGAAGGCCATGGCCGAGCGCATCGACATCGTCTCCGCCGAGCGGGTGCGGGACGAGCTGAACAAGCTGCTTCTCGGCGCCCACCCGCGCAAGGGCCTCAAGCTGCTGGTCGACACCGGACTCGCCGACCGGGTGCTGCCGGAGCTGCCCGCGCTGCGTCTGGAACGTGACGAACATCACCGTCACAAGGACGTCTACGAGCACTCGCTCACGGTGCTTGAGCAGGCCATCGACCTCGAAGAGGACGGTCCCGACCTGGTGCTGCGGCTGGCGGCGCTGCTGCACGACATCGGCAAGCCCAGGACGCGCCGTTTCGAGAGCGACGGCCGGGTCTCCTTCCACCACCACGAGGTGGTGGGAGCGAAGATGACCAAGAAGCGGATGACCGCGCTGAAGTACTCCAACGACCTGGTCAAGGACGTCTCGCGGCTGGTGGAGCTGCACCTTCGCTTCCATGGCTACGGCACGGGCGAGTGGACCGACTCGGCGGTCCGCCGGTATGTGCGGGACGCCGGCCCGCAGTTGCAGCGCCTGCACAAGTTGACGCGTTCGGACTGCACCACCCGCAACAAGCGCAAGGCCAACGCCCTCTCCCGTGCCTATGACGGGCTGGAGGAGCGCATCGCGCGGCTGCAGGAGCAGGAGGAGCTGGACTCGATCCGGCCGGATCTGAACGGCAACGACATCATGCAGGTCCTCGACATCGCGCCCGGCCCGGAGGTCGGTAAGGCGTACAAGCACCTGCTCGAACTGCGACTGGAGAACGGCCCGATGGAGCGGGAAGAGGCCGTCGCCGCTCTGCGGGAGTGGTGGGCCGCGCAGCAGTGA
- a CDS encoding DUF6049 family protein yields MAEAAGFQGSERPRRRWFRRVAALVAGVPLLAGMTQIPAAPEARAAGPRTVNVSVDALTPSAPKKDDTLTVSGTLTNGSNTPITDAHVGLRRGPALNSRSAIDTAAKRTGFSPGADGQEIENRTQKIDKLDPGVSRTFTLHVPVKDLDLGDDGVYQLGVSVSGRSQGASYEQVLGIKRTFLPWQNSDVGKKTQLTYLWPLISSTHLTAETDADAEQTPVFRNDNLASEIAPGGRLQQLVALGKDLPVTFVIDPDVLASVDAMTRTYKVEGPNGPTAGKNQAVAKQWLKQMEEAVKTHEVIALPFADPDLASLAHRGKEVPSALAHLGPATTLAAKTVETVLGIKPRTDFAWPAEGAVDSSIVDVATSGGAHNIIARSDSLQEKSLSYSPTAARPIGGGNTAIVADAGLSTAFEGDLAKAENSTLAIQQFLAQSLMINGQEPGRQRNIVVAPQRTPSVTQAQAMAAGVKNLVPGRWAEPLNLAGAAKAAPDPGANREVPGAGEYPASLRKQELPTEAFEEIQDTQTALDDFAPVLSQPPRVVTPFGNAIMREMSTEWRNDEAGAAAFRSSVRTYLDGLTKNVQLIQKSPATLSGRSATIPVTVQNNLVQGVKGLTLELTSSQPNRLDTGEPQEITVDGGHSQSFKFDTTANANGPVQVTAQLYTSDGKPYGRPMTFQVNVTEITSTIMLVIAGGVLLLVLAGVRIYLQRKRAAVGRDGDGTDGDGGAGDGNGDGGTDGDEPEQPGDREPDTGSESTDGSGSGEKVDR; encoded by the coding sequence GTGGCCGAGGCGGCAGGGTTCCAAGGGAGTGAACGGCCGCGCCGTCGGTGGTTCCGCCGGGTCGCGGCGCTGGTCGCCGGTGTGCCGCTGCTGGCCGGGATGACGCAGATTCCGGCCGCCCCCGAAGCCCGTGCCGCCGGCCCCCGCACCGTCAATGTCTCCGTCGACGCGCTGACCCCCAGCGCGCCGAAGAAGGACGACACCCTCACCGTCTCCGGGACGCTCACCAACGGCAGCAACACACCGATCACCGACGCGCACGTGGGTCTGCGGCGAGGCCCCGCCCTCAACAGCCGCAGCGCCATCGACACGGCCGCCAAGCGCACGGGTTTCTCCCCCGGAGCCGACGGTCAGGAGATCGAGAACCGCACCCAGAAGATCGACAAGCTGGACCCGGGCGTCAGCCGCACCTTCACCCTCCACGTTCCGGTCAAGGACCTCGATCTCGGTGACGACGGCGTCTACCAGCTCGGCGTCTCCGTATCCGGCCGGTCCCAGGGCGCCTCCTACGAGCAGGTGCTCGGCATCAAGCGGACGTTCCTGCCCTGGCAGAACTCCGACGTGGGGAAGAAGACGCAGCTCACGTACCTGTGGCCGCTGATCTCCTCCACACACCTGACCGCGGAGACCGACGCCGACGCGGAGCAGACACCGGTCTTCCGCAACGACAACCTGGCATCGGAGATCGCTCCCGGTGGGCGGCTCCAGCAGCTCGTGGCGCTCGGCAAGGACCTCCCCGTCACCTTCGTCATCGATCCCGACGTGCTCGCCTCCGTCGACGCGATGACCAGGACGTACAAGGTCGAAGGGCCGAACGGACCCACGGCGGGCAAGAACCAGGCGGTCGCCAAGCAGTGGCTGAAGCAGATGGAGGAGGCGGTGAAGACCCACGAGGTCATCGCGCTGCCCTTCGCCGACCCCGACCTGGCCTCGCTCGCGCACCGCGGTAAAGAGGTCCCCAGCGCCCTCGCGCACCTCGGCCCCGCCACGACGCTGGCAGCCAAGACCGTGGAGACGGTCCTGGGCATCAAACCGCGTACGGACTTCGCCTGGCCCGCCGAAGGCGCCGTCGATTCCTCGATCGTCGATGTCGCCACCTCCGGTGGCGCCCACAACATCATCGCCCGCAGCGACAGCCTCCAGGAGAAGAGCCTCTCCTACAGCCCGACGGCGGCCCGTCCGATCGGCGGCGGCAACACCGCCATCGTCGCCGACGCCGGGCTGTCCACGGCGTTCGAGGGCGACCTGGCCAAGGCCGAGAACTCCACGCTGGCCATCCAGCAGTTCCTCGCCCAGAGCCTGATGATCAATGGCCAGGAGCCCGGACGGCAGCGCAACATCGTCGTCGCGCCGCAGCGCACGCCGTCGGTCACCCAGGCCCAGGCGATGGCCGCGGGCGTCAAGAACCTGGTGCCGGGCCGCTGGGCCGAGCCGCTGAACCTGGCGGGTGCCGCCAAGGCCGCGCCCGACCCCGGGGCCAACCGCGAGGTGCCGGGCGCCGGCGAGTACCCGGCCTCACTGCGCAAGCAGGAACTCCCGACCGAGGCCTTCGAAGAGATCCAGGACACCCAGACCGCGCTGGACGACTTCGCGCCCGTGCTGTCCCAGCCCCCGCGCGTGGTGACGCCGTTCGGCAACGCCATCATGCGGGAGATGTCCACCGAGTGGCGGAACGACGAAGCGGGCGCCGCGGCCTTCCGCAGCTCTGTGCGGACGTACCTCGACGGTCTGACGAAGAACGTGCAGCTGATCCAGAAGTCTCCCGCGACGCTCTCCGGACGCAGCGCGACGATTCCGGTGACGGTGCAGAACAACCTGGTCCAGGGCGTCAAGGGACTGACGCTGGAGCTCACCTCCTCGCAGCCCAACCGGCTCGACACGGGCGAGCCGCAGGAGATCACGGTCGACGGCGGCCACAGCCAGTCGTTCAAGTTCGACACGACGGCGAACGCCAACGGCCCCGTGCAGGTGACGGCGCAGCTCTACACCTCGGACGGCAAACCGTACGGCCGGCCGATGACCTTCCAGGTCAACGTCACCGAGATCACCTCGACGATCATGCTGGTCATCGCGGGCGGCGTCCTGCTGCTCGTCCTCGCCGGTGTCCGCATCTACCTCCAGCGCAAGCGCGCCGCGGTGGGGCGCGACGGCGACGGGACCGACGGTGACGGCGGGGCCGGGGACGGCAACGGAGACGGCGGTACGGACGGTGACGAGCCGGAGCAGCCGGGTGACCGCGAGCCGGACACCGGTTCGGAAAGCACGGACGGGTCCGGCTCAGGTGAGAAAGTGGACCGTTGA